In Phycisphaerae bacterium, a genomic segment contains:
- a CDS encoding corrinoid protein — protein sequence MADLKALSEAVIKGDQNKALEITKAAIGEGMAPATILNDGLIAGMNIIGVRFKNNEVYIPEVLIAARAMKTAMEVLEPKLVEAGVKPLAKAAIGTVQGDLHDIGKNLVVMMLKGAGFEVVDLGVDVSDKKFVEKVKETNPKVVGMSALLTTTMPSMEKTIKALKEAGLTVKTMIGGAPVTQAYADKIGADGYAPDAASAVDVAKSLLSK from the coding sequence ATGGCAGATCTGAAAGCGTTAAGCGAAGCTGTAATTAAAGGCGACCAGAACAAGGCTCTCGAAATCACAAAAGCCGCTATCGGCGAAGGCATGGCACCGGCTACCATTCTCAACGATGGTCTCATCGCCGGCATGAACATAATTGGCGTACGTTTCAAGAACAATGAAGTTTACATTCCTGAGGTTCTCATTGCCGCTCGTGCGATGAAGACTGCTATGGAAGTCCTTGAACCGAAGCTCGTTGAAGCAGGCGTTAAGCCTTTGGCTAAAGCCGCGATAGGCACTGTACAGGGCGATTTGCACGATATAGGCAAGAACCTTGTTGTTATGATGCTTAAGGGTGCTGGTTTTGAGGTAGTTGACCTTGGCGTTGACGTCAGCGACAAAAAGTTTGTGGAAAAGGTAAAAGAGACGAATCCGAAAGTTGTCGGCATGAGTGCTCTTTTGACTACTACTATGCCTTCGATGGAAAAGACGATTAAGGCTCTTAAGGAAGCCGGCCTTACTGTAAAGACAATGATTGGCGGCGCTCCCGTCACCCAGGCCTACGCCGACAAAATCGGCGCGGACGGATATGCCCCAGACGCGGCATCGGCGGTTGACGTTGCGAAATCGCTGCTCAGTAAATAA